A window of the Serratia sarumanii genome harbors these coding sequences:
- a CDS encoding arsenic transporter, with amino-acid sequence MIVAGAIFILTLALVIWQPRGLGIGWSAAFGAGLALLSGVVHVGDIPVVWQIVWNATATFIAVIIISLLLDESGFFAWTALHVARWGNGKGRWLFTYMLLLGAVVAALFANDGAALILTPIVIAMLSALGFRPAAVLAFVMAAGFIADAASLPLVVSNLVNIVSADFFRLGFTEYAAVMVPVNLAAVAATLVMLHLFFRKDIPRRYALTRLPIPQEAIRDRATFRAGWAVLALLLIGFFALEPLGVPVSLVAACGALVLLAVAKRGRAIDTGKVLRGAPWQIVIFSLGMYLVVYGLRNAGLTELLSGVLDALARQGLWAATLGTGFLSAFLSSVMNNMPTVLVGALSIDGSGAEGVIKQAMIYANVIGSDLGPKITPIGSLATLLWLHVLARKSIVITWGYYFRVGLVMTLPILFVTLAALALRLSV; translated from the coding sequence CGTTGGCCTTGGTTATCTGGCAACCGAGAGGGCTGGGCATTGGCTGGAGCGCGGCGTTCGGCGCGGGATTGGCATTGCTGAGCGGCGTGGTGCACGTCGGCGATATTCCCGTGGTGTGGCAGATAGTCTGGAATGCGACCGCGACCTTTATCGCCGTCATCATCATCAGCCTGCTGCTGGATGAGAGCGGCTTCTTTGCCTGGACTGCTCTGCACGTCGCGCGCTGGGGCAACGGCAAAGGCCGATGGCTGTTTACCTACATGCTGCTGCTGGGGGCCGTGGTGGCGGCGCTGTTTGCGAACGACGGCGCTGCGTTAATCCTTACGCCGATCGTGATCGCCATGCTGTCGGCGCTCGGCTTTCGCCCTGCGGCGGTACTGGCTTTCGTGATGGCGGCGGGCTTTATCGCCGATGCTGCCAGCCTGCCGCTGGTGGTGTCCAATCTGGTGAATATCGTTTCGGCGGATTTCTTCCGGCTGGGCTTTACGGAGTATGCGGCGGTGATGGTGCCGGTCAACCTTGCCGCCGTGGCGGCGACCCTGGTGATGTTGCATCTGTTCTTTCGCAAGGATATTCCGCGGCGCTACGCGTTGACGCGTTTACCGATACCCCAAGAAGCGATTCGCGATCGTGCGACTTTCCGAGCCGGCTGGGCGGTATTGGCGCTGTTGCTGATTGGCTTCTTCGCTCTGGAGCCGCTCGGCGTGCCGGTGAGTTTGGTCGCTGCCTGCGGCGCGCTGGTTCTGCTGGCGGTGGCGAAACGTGGGCGCGCGATCGACACCGGCAAAGTGCTGCGCGGGGCACCCTGGCAGATCGTGATTTTCTCGCTGGGCATGTATCTGGTGGTCTACGGGCTGCGCAATGCCGGCTTGACCGAGCTGCTTTCCGGCGTGTTGGACGCGCTGGCGCGGCAGGGGCTGTGGGCGGCGACGCTCGGCACCGGCTTCCTGAGCGCGTTTCTCTCTTCCGTCATGAATAATATGCCGACGGTGCTGGTGGGGGCGTTGTCAATCGACGGCAGCGGCGCGGAAGGCGTCATCAAGCAGGCGATGATTTACGCCAACGTCATCGGCAGCGATCTCGGCCCCAAAATCACCCCGATCGGCAGCCTGGCCACGTTGCTGTGGCTGCATGTGTTGGCAAGGAAGAGCATCGTCATTACCTGGGGCTATTATTTTCGCGTGGGGCTGGTGATGACGCTGCCAATCCTGTTCGTCACCCTGGCCGCGCTGGCGCTGCGGCTGTCCGTTTGA